In Nitrospiraceae bacterium, the following are encoded in one genomic region:
- a CDS encoding trypsin-like peptidase domain-containing protein: MALIRFLICFLVFLVFPTAPAWADVDIDMLKKGVVKVTAEFGNRQKVGTGFVAGQGKKHVFIVTASHVIEGEAEVPQSITVTFYSHQEEPLVAEVINKEGGDPRGLALLKVGGDLPDDVQILEWDTQSQLHGGEEVRVIGFPQIGGNPWAVTRGTLSGFDGPILKFSGAVEEGNSGGPLLYRGKVIGVIVEIIRQFGNAKPSQIAQFTVDNWPGFSRQVRIEPQNISPGNTPDTGDSAGKRLAALVVTTVPRDAEVFVDDELVGNTTQGAVVVSQLLPDEYEVAVKKKGYRPWSKTVELLPGERRELNATLQEGTVVDVTGIWKNPNEPTVSYVLQQIGDRVVMREVTTSVLGTMVTAEGEGQLQGNQLSIFYRTVLGTMGQSATTMSDDGKTLTGTFQDFSNMIPMTLSLVRTADSPASFGLPGNDAWNAIQGFGQ, encoded by the coding sequence ATGGCTCTCATCCGTTTTCTAATCTGCTTTCTTGTTTTTCTGGTGTTTCCGACTGCACCGGCGTGGGCCGATGTGGATATCGACATGCTGAAAAAGGGCGTGGTCAAGGTTACGGCTGAATTCGGAAACCGGCAAAAGGTTGGAACCGGTTTTGTCGCCGGACAGGGTAAAAAGCATGTGTTTATTGTGACTGCCTCACATGTCATTGAGGGAGAGGCCGAAGTCCCTCAGTCGATCACCGTCACTTTTTATTCTCATCAAGAAGAACCATTGGTCGCTGAAGTGATCAATAAAGAAGGCGGGGATCCCAGAGGGTTGGCCCTGTTGAAAGTGGGTGGAGATCTTCCCGATGACGTGCAGATTTTAGAGTGGGATACCCAGAGTCAATTGCACGGGGGCGAAGAAGTGCGGGTGATCGGGTTTCCCCAGATTGGAGGCAATCCCTGGGCGGTGACCCGGGGGACCCTGTCTGGATTTGACGGTCCTATTCTTAAATTTTCCGGTGCGGTTGAAGAAGGGAACTCCGGAGGACCCTTGCTCTACCGGGGGAAAGTCATCGGTGTCATCGTGGAAATTATCCGGCAGTTTGGGAATGCCAAGCCTTCTCAAATTGCGCAGTTTACGGTTGATAATTGGCCGGGGTTCAGCCGTCAAGTCAGGATCGAACCCCAAAATATTTCACCGGGGAACACCCCCGATACGGGTGATTCCGCTGGAAAAAGGTTGGCCGCGCTGGTCGTCACCACCGTTCCCAGGGATGCGGAGGTATTTGTCGACGATGAACTTGTCGGAAACACCACACAGGGAGCAGTTGTCGTGAGTCAACTACTTCCCGATGAATACGAGGTGGCGGTCAAAAAGAAAGGCTATCGACCTTGGTCTAAGACAGTCGAACTTCTTCCCGGCGAACGCCGGGAGTTGAACGCGACCCTCCAGGAAGGCACCGTGGTTGATGTGACGGGTATTTGGAAAAATCCCAATGAACCGACCGTGTCCTATGTCCTGCAACAAATTGGAGATCGGGTGGTCATGAGAGAAGTGACCACCAGTGTGTTGGGAACCATGGTCACCGCGGAGGGAGAAGGGCAATTGCAAGGCAATCAATTATCTATTTTTTATCGGACCGTGTTGGGAACAATGGGCCAATCTGCAACCACGATGTCCGATGATGGGAAAACCTTAACCGGAACCTTTCAGGACTTTTCCAATATGATTCCTATGACTCTCTCGTTGGTTCGAACGGCAGATTCTCCCGCCTCCTTTGGTTTACCAGGCAATGATGCGTGGAACGCCATTCAGGGTTTTGGACAGTAA
- a CDS encoding formylglycine-generating enzyme family protein, with the protein MGSYKYAKPSVIAQYELKNWQLVFTEKVRQVPAGMALIPEGTFQMGSPDGEGEKDEHPQHHVSVKAFYLDMHEVTNRQFQQFVQTSNYRTMAEQEGKAWVYSSQEEWKEIAGASWQKPEGEQSVFASGRELHPVVSISWEDAKAYCVGVGKRLPTEAEWEYAARAGTTTSYWWGDELPRSSNQVANLADKSAKEEFGINWAIDTYVDGFAHTAPVGSFQANPWGLYDMAGNVWEWVVDWYAEDYYQASPKKNPQGPSSGEFKVLRGGSWNQNPRNLRSAYRGRSDPAGRSAYLGVRCAQDTP; encoded by the coding sequence GTGGGTTCTTATAAATATGCCAAACCCTCGGTCATTGCCCAGTACGAACTCAAAAATTGGCAATTAGTGTTTACAGAAAAGGTGAGACAAGTGCCTGCGGGTATGGCGTTGATTCCCGAAGGCACCTTTCAAATGGGGTCACCAGATGGGGAGGGCGAAAAGGATGAACATCCGCAGCATCACGTCTCCGTGAAGGCCTTTTACCTGGATATGCATGAAGTGACGAATCGACAATTTCAACAATTTGTACAGACCAGCAACTATAGGACGATGGCAGAGCAAGAAGGCAAGGCATGGGTATATTCCTCCCAAGAAGAATGGAAGGAGATTGCAGGGGCCAGTTGGCAGAAACCGGAAGGGGAGCAATCAGTCTTTGCCTCGGGACGAGAGTTACATCCGGTGGTGTCCATTTCATGGGAGGATGCCAAGGCCTATTGCGTGGGAGTGGGTAAACGTCTTCCGACAGAAGCCGAGTGGGAATATGCCGCGCGTGCGGGAACCACTACTTCTTATTGGTGGGGTGATGAGCTTCCCCGGTCTTCCAATCAGGTGGCAAATCTTGCGGACAAATCAGCCAAAGAAGAATTTGGAATAAACTGGGCCATCGACACCTATGTTGATGGATTTGCCCACACGGCACCTGTCGGGTCGTTTCAGGCGAATCCCTGGGGGCTCTACGATATGGCCGGGAATGTATGGGAATGGGTCGTAGACTGGTATGCCGAAGATTATTATCAAGCCAGTCCCAAGAAGAATCCTCAGGGCCCTTCGAGCGGGGAGTTCAAGGTCCTGCGGGGCGGTTCCTGGAACCAAAATCCGAGGAACCTCCGCTCAGCCTACCGGGGCAGATCCGATCCGGCGGGACGAAGTGCGTACCTCGGAGTTCGTTGTGCCCAAGATACCCCCTAA
- a CDS encoding trypsin-like peptidase domain-containing protein, translated as MAQDLDSLKAGVVKITAKNPNRIGTGVIVGIKGNTTYIATASHVIEGDPSPQVFFYQDAHPHFATVKGMEGGHRKGLAALVVEGDLPSGIQPITFDAETQFAGGEKATVIGFPRMVPIPWAVAEGTITGLVGPDLIFTGPVEEGNSGAPLTVWWTSHRSDHGYCGFL; from the coding sequence ATGGCCCAAGATCTGGATTCGCTCAAAGCCGGCGTGGTGAAGATTACTGCCAAAAATCCCAATCGGATCGGGACGGGCGTGATTGTCGGAATAAAGGGGAATACAACCTATATTGCCACGGCATCACATGTGATTGAGGGAGATCCTTCACCTCAGGTGTTCTTTTATCAAGATGCGCACCCGCATTTCGCGACCGTCAAAGGAATGGAAGGAGGTCATCGCAAAGGGTTAGCCGCCTTGGTGGTCGAAGGTGACCTTCCTTCAGGAATTCAACCAATTACGTTTGATGCTGAAACCCAGTTCGCAGGTGGAGAAAAAGCCACGGTGATTGGGTTTCCACGAATGGTGCCGATTCCTTGGGCGGTGGCAGAAGGGACGATCACCGGTTTAGTGGGACCGGATTTGATCTTTACGGGCCCGGTGGAAGAGGGGAATTCTGGAGCCCCCCTTACTGTTTGGTGGACGAGTCATCGGTCTGATCACGGATATTGTGGGTTCTTATAA